CCGATTCACGAAGACCCGCTCGACCGCGACTTCCGCCGGCCTGTGCTCCTCGATCAGCGCTTGCAGGCCATCGAAGATGAGGCGCAAGCGCTCTGCCATCACCGCGCCAGCCACATTGAAACAGCCGTGCGCGACGTGGACGTAGTCGCTCCCACGACATTCAATGACGCCAAACCCAGTACGTCGAGAGCCCGGATCGACGCCGAGCACGCGCACTCTCGCGTTAGACTCCGCGACAGTGATGGAGACGGTCGTCGAGCCGTCCTCCCCTGATCTACCGACGCCCGCACGACCTCCCGGCGTAGCGACGCTCGGATCAAATCCGCGCCAGGACTTCGTCCGATATCTCGGCATTGGAGTAAACGTCCCGCACGTCATCGAGGTCTTCGAGCGCTTCCAGGAGCTGCACCATCAATTCGCCAGCCGGGTCCGACAAGGGCGTGGCGAGCGAGGCACGCTCGGTTACCTCCGCCGTCGCGGGGACGAAACCCCGCTCCATCAGGATCGCCCGCACGGTCTCGAATTCGACGGGATCGGCGAGCACCTCGATCGAAGTATCCGCGTTGGAGACCACGTCCTCCGCGCCAGCTT
This Chloroflexota bacterium DNA region includes the following protein-coding sequences:
- the ruvC gene encoding crossover junction endodeoxyribonuclease RuvC; the protein is MTCGTFTPMPRYRTKSWRGFDPSVATPGGRAGVGRSGEDGSTTVSITVAESNARVRVLGVDPGSRRTGFGVIECRGSDYVHVAHGCFNVAGAVMAERLRLIFDGLQALIEEHRPAEVAVERVFVNRNVESALKLGQARGAALCAVPRGLPVFEYAPRAIKRALVGSGAAEKSQVTHMITTLLSLQGHIGPDASDALAVAVCHAHSRRAHMLVRAAGVRPAVLKAPRE
- a CDS encoding YebC/PmpR family DNA-binding transcriptional regulator, encoding DDRNRTGSQVRETFTKYGGNIGAQNSVSYLFHKVGLMTFPPGTDESGLMQVALEAGAEDVVSNADTSIEVLADPVEFETVRAILMERGFVPATAEVTERASLATPLSDPAGELMVQLLEALEDLDDVRDVYSNAEISDEVLARI